ATGGGCCTTCCAGATACCTGCATGATTAGTTAAGCAGTGAATTTTACTTTCATGTACCAACTGAAAATAAGAAATACTTAAATGTACTACAGGGCAATGACCACAAGATAGCTGCTGAGGATATAAGACTTCTCATAAAATCATATATATGCATGCAGTGCGGTGAAAATGGTGATGATGACATATCTTTATCATTCATAACTGTGACAAACAAGTGAAAAAGGATAATCTAAAGATATACACACGAATAAAAAGTTATGTCCCTGGCATAAGAAACTGCAATTTAATCAAACAGTGGTAAATAGACAATAATCTTTTTTTACATCATCAACTAATCATTAATTGATATGATGGCAAGAAAAGTTTCTGGCAAGCAATGACCTCTTTAACACTTAGTGCTGCTCCACCCCTGGAATCACCGTCCAGTTTAGTAAGTATGGCTCCAGTGATACCAATCTCAATATTGAAGGTGGTGACAAGTGCTGCATATCAGAAAAGAAATATTTATGCAAATGTTGGAATACTATTGAAGGAAAGAGTCGCTAAGCTTATTTGAGTTTATAGGACCAGAAGAACAAAAATCTTGCTCTACAGGAGCACTATAAGCAACAAACTTGTTAAAACTTTACCGATAGCCAATTTCAGAGCGACAGCTAATTTTTTGGATTACTGTGTTGCATTGCTGCAGTTCTAACAAGTGTTGTAAAGAATGCAATCACTTGGCAACAAGAAGACTGAAATAGCAGGAAGAAGCAAAAGGTGGATACCTGCAGCTTCTTGGCCAGTCATGGCATCAACAACAAGCAGTACCTCAGTAGGATTAACTGCCTTCTTCACTTCTTTCAGTTCATCCATCATCGCTTTATCAATCTGAATGACAGAAAGGTGATCAGCTAGCATCAATAATGCAAGTTAAACCATAAAGGCAATGCTAGTTAATATGCTATCTGAATAATACACATTGTTCATGCGTATAAAGGTGCAGATGAATCAGGTTCAGACCAGAATTCCATATGAGTTGTGACCTTAGACTGAAAAATTAAAGGGGATACACAGAAGGCTAACCTGCAGTCTTCCAGCAGTATCTACCACAATGGCATCAATATTCTTGCTTTTCGCTTCTTCCACAGCATTCTTGGTTATCTGTGGAGGTTTGGCCCCCATTCCTTCTGAGTAAACTGGTACACCCACCTGTCAATcccaataaaataaaataaaacagaAGGAAATTACAAAAGTAAATGTTACATGATGGTAAAAAATCTGATGGTACATCTGCTTCTTAATTTTTAGAGCTGTCACATGCAACTATTCAAGGCTAAGTAATATAAAGCGTACCTGTTCACCCAGTATAGTAAGTTGATCAATGGCAGCAGGCCTGTAAACATCTGCAGCGACCAGCATACAGCTCTTCCCCTGTAACCTAACTCTGATATAAGTATCTATAGATTATCAAGCATTAAAGCCTACCAGATACTCAAAAATAAAAGGCTTAGGAATGCACCAGTTTCTTCAAATAGAATGCAAGCTTTGCACAAACAGTAGTCTTCCCAACACCTTGTAGACCTGCCAGTAAGATAACTGTCGGGCCACTTTTTGCAAATACCAGATCAGATACTTCTCCACCCATCAGTTGTACAAGTTCGTCATGCACAATCTGCAGCACCAATTATGTTATTTTCTTGTGCTCGAACCATATAAATAAAATTGACAAGATTTTAGTCTTTTCATTAGCATAGACCAATAGGTGATTACTGAACATTCAAGAGAAGATTGTTTATGCATATTATAGTAATTTTATTTGCTAGTGAGTTTCACTATTACTAGAGACAAAAAAGGGAACTTAACAGCTAAGAGAATCTAATATGTATTGTGGGGAACACCAAAGTGACATAAAAATGATTATCCCAAACATACATTTGTGTGCTTGTTATCTATTGATCCCTTAATGGTAGTATGGCACAACATACCTTCACTAGTTGCTGGTCTGGTCGAACTCCTTTGATAGTATCTGCACCTAAAGCCTTTTCGCTAATGGATGAAACAAAACGTCTCACAACTGGCAGACTAACCTGATGAAAGCAGGAGAAACTTCAGTGCTCAGACTATATAGGTACAAAATGAACTGATGAGTACAATTAGAAGCTGCAAGGTACTTACATCTGCTTCCAGAAGTGACCTTCTAATGTCCCGCATTGGTTCAGTGATATTTTCCTTTGTTAGCACGTCTTAAATGAAAAGGGCACTGTGTTAATCTTAATGACCTTTGGTTAACCCTGTACTAACTTGCTACATCGcagactaagggggtgtttagatactaggtgctaaactttagcagtgtcacatcggatgttcggatgctaattaagaggactaaacatgagctaattataaaactaattgcagaaccctgtgctaattcgcgagacgaatctattaagcctaattaatccatcattagcaaatggttactgtagcaccacattgtcaaatcatggactaattaggcttaatagattcgtctcgcgaattagactccatctatgcaattatttttgtaattagcctatgtttaatactcctaattagcatccaaacatccgatgtgacaggtgctaaactttagcggggaCCCCCAAATAATGTATTCATGTTTGGCATTAGCATGGtgctacattttatttttctcaaacaGAGCGCCTTCGCCTttacatacaattatattatgGAGGGGGAGCAGCCCAAGTCCCCAGCACctcacaaaagaaaaggaagtagTGTTCACTGACCAGTTGCCACAAAGTCAGCAAAATTAACAATTTCTACCGAATTCAACTACCCAGGCTACGCAGAGGCAGTTTTGCGACGCTTTCTGGAGTTTCCCAtgaaaaaacaaaggaattCAGGCATCGATGGTAGGAATCAAGAAGCGAACCGACTCACCGACGCCACGCAGCTTGTTCCAGGCGGACTCGAGTCCCGTGGTGAGCTGCCCAAACATCTCCGCCCGCACAACCAACCCGTTCCCCCTCCTCCTGCGTCTCCTCCATCCCTAAAATCCCCAAAGGTAAACATATGCACTATAACATCAAGGCCCAACAAATGCGATCCTCTTCCGGAACCCAGAAGAAaaggctagctagctagctaacgGACCAGAGAGAGGGCGCGCAAGGCTGGGTTCCGGGACGCGCGGAGGTGGAACGAGCCTGTGGAGGAGCAGGGAAGGTGTAGGGAGGCGAAGGCTAGCTTCTCCGGGGAGCAGCGGGtgaccaccgccgccgggggAGAGTAGAGCGCGAGCGCGGTGGCGTCCATTTCCTCGGCGGAGGGGGAAGGAAGCCGACGGACTGGGGGATAAGAGCGGTTGGCGTTCCGTGAAATGCAGGTGGGCCCCCGAGGAAGAGAATCTTCTTGGGTTCTGTGGCCCGTGTAGTGTTTACCGAGCAAGAATGGGCCCTACCTGACTGGCCTTGGTGTATTTGGGCCCATCGGAGAACACCTACTAGTCTAGTGTGACGAAGAGTGGAATAACGAATACATGACGAGCAAGTTCAAAATTGCACATTTCGAGATGATAGATATTTCAAGATGAATTCATTCTGAATTTGTGACTGGTGAATAGGAAGATTACATTTGGCATTCATCAATCATGTTTTCTAAAAAGGATTAACGGGTACACACGCATAATTAACTAAGCCAAGTATTGCGATATTAATTACCGTACCCTCTGGACTAGTAAATCGTAGctgtcttcgtcctcgtcgacgCCCACAACACCAGCTGCGGCGGAGGCGTTACGAACTGCAGCCCGAGCCGGCCGCCATCGCgcgccgcctgcaggagctctTTCACCGGCATCACTACCTCCATAAGCACGAGACGCCCATCCGCCCAGAACGACCGGAAAGCACACGCACGGCTTCGTCCCGCCGCGCCCGATCCACCgtatcggcggcggcgggaacgtCAGCGGCCGcttctcctcctttt
This portion of the Setaria viridis chromosome 7, Setaria_viridis_v4.0, whole genome shotgun sequence genome encodes:
- the LOC117863768 gene encoding signal recognition particle subunit SRP54, chloroplastic is translated as MDATALALYSPPAAVVTRCSPEKLAFASLHLPCSSTGSFHLRASRNPALRALSLGWRRRRRRGNGLVVRAEMFGQLTTGLESAWNKLRGVDVLTKENITEPMRDIRRSLLEADVSLPVVRRFVSSISEKALGADTIKGVRPDQQLVKIVHDELVQLMGGEVSDLVFAKSGPTVILLAGLQGVGKTTVCAKLAFYLKKLGKSCMLVAADVYRPAAIDQLTILGEQVGVPVYSEGMGAKPPQITKNAVEEAKSKNIDAIVVDTAGRLQIDKAMMDELKEVKKAVNPTEVLLVVDAMTGQEAAALVTTFNIEIGITGAILTKLDGDSRGGAALSVKEVSGRPIKFVGRGERLEDLELFYPDRMAQRVLGMGDVLSFVEKAQEVMRQEEAVELQKKIMSAKFDFNDFLKQSQNVAKMGSMSRVIGMIPGMNKVTPAQIREAEKRLAFVESMINAMTAEEREKPELLAESRERRIRVAEESGKTEQEVSQLVAQLFQMRAQMQKLMGMVQGQEAIAGMGDLMDSLKAEEKAPPGTARRRRRNIKPKQRNLDAVLS